The following proteins are co-located in the Acanthochromis polyacanthus isolate Apoly-LR-REF ecotype Palm Island chromosome 7, KAUST_Apoly_ChrSc, whole genome shotgun sequence genome:
- the gal3st1a gene encoding galactosylceramide sulfotransferase gives MTGKQMRQWKSMCKGLVLGTLLTSCMILLYCLSTPQAHITLPEVPVPYSCAHRSSQLHSKSTINSSQGNSGQNCAAKVDIMFMKTHKTASSTFLNILFRFGEKHQLKFAFPDSRNDFFYPSFFERSQVKDYKPGMCFNIICNHMRFNEPELAKLLPMDTSYITILRDPAELFESSFHYFGRLVPFTWKIPGDDKLTEFLLDPSKYFDPDSYNSFYLKNLLFFDFGQDNTLELDDPRVEEGIKLITDRFQLVMLVEHFEESLILLKDALCWEMDDLLFFKLNARKGSTVSKLTPELRARSLEWNAIDWKLYQHFNQTFWKKVDTYGRQRMAEDVAELRQRNKEMASICIEGGHAVEAGNIQETDMQPWQPIGEKSIMGYNLKKNLDKAHQKLCRKMLMPEIQYLSELGVNLWITKLWGHVRDIINW, from the exons ATGACTGGCAAGCAAATGAGGCAGTGGAAGTCCATGTGCAAAGGCCTGGTCCTGGGAACTCTCCTGACCAGCTGCATGATTCTTCTTTACTGCCTCTCCACTCCACAGGCCCACATCACTCTGCCTGA GGTTCCAGTTCCTTACTCCTGTGCCCACCGTTCATCCCAGCTCCACTCCAAATCAACCATCAACAGTTCCCAAGGGAACTCTGGCCAAAACTGTGCTGCTAAAGTCGATATTATGTTCATGAAGACCCACAAAACAGCCAGCAGCACTTTCCTCAATATACTTTTCCGCTTTGGAGAGAAACATCAGCTGAAATTTGCTTTCCCTGACAGCAGAAATGATTTCTTCTATCCTTCTTTTTTCGAGCGCTCCCAGGTTAAAGACTACAAACCTGGAATGTGCTTCAATATTATCTGTAATCACATGCGCTTCAATGAACCTGAATTGGCCAAGTTGCTACCAATGGACACATCCTACATCACTATTCTGCGAGACCCCGCTGAGCTTTTTGAGTCATCCTTCCACTACTTTGGCCGGCTGGTGCCTTTTACCTGGAAGATACCAGGTGATGACAAGCTGACCGAGTTCCTACTTGACCCCAGTAAGTACTTTGATCCAGACAGCTACAACTCTTTCTACCTCAAGAATCTGCTGTTCTTTGACTTTGGACAGGACAACACTCTGGAGCTGGACGATCCGCGGGTAGAAGAAGGAATCAAACTCATCACTGACCGTTTTCAGCTTGTCATGTTGGTGGAACATTTTGAGGAATCGCTAATTCTGCTCAAGGACGCCCTCTGCTGGGAAATGGATGACCTGCTCTTCTTTAAGCTCAATGCCCGTAAGGGATCCACTGTGTCTAAACTCACCCCTGAGCTGAGGGCCAGGTCCCTTGAGTGGAATGCTATTGACTGGAAGCTTTACCAGCATTTTAACCAAACGTTTTGGAAAAAAGTAGACACATATGGACGACAACGTATGGCTGAGGACGTGGCGGAGCTCAGGCAGAGGAACAAAGAGATGGCATCCATCTGCATTGAGGGGGGTCATGCTGTGGAAGCTGGCAACATCCAAGAAACAGACATGCAGCCCTGGCAGCCAATCGGAGAGAAGTCTATCATGGGCTATAACTTGAAGAAGAACTTGGACAAAGCACACCAGAAGTTGTGCCGCAAGATGTTGATGCCAGAGATTCAGTACCTATCAGAGCTTGGGGTGAACCTGTGGATCACCAAGCTGTGGGGCCATGTCCGAGATATCATCAACTGGTGA
- the lztr1 gene encoding leucine-zipper-like transcriptional regulator 1: MSCKSTKVAPSVDFDHSCSDSVEYLTLNFGPFETVHRWRRLPPCDEFVGARRSKHTVVAYRDAIYVFGGDNGKNMLNDLLRFDVKDCSWCRAFTTGTPPAPRYHHSAVVYGSSMFVFGGYTGDIYSNSNLKNKNDLFEYKFATGQWTEWKVEGSLPVARSAHGATVYSDKLWIFAGYDGNARLNDMWTVSLQDREHACWEEIDQSGEIPPSCCNFPVAVCRDKMFVFSGQSGAKITNNLFQFEFRGHMWTRIPTEHLLRGSPPPPQRRYGHTMVAFDRHLYVFGGAADNTLPNELHCYDVDSQTWEVIHPSLDSEMPSGRLFHAAAVIQDAMYIFGGTVDNNVRSGEMYRFQFSCYPKCTLHEDYGKLWENRQFCDVEFILGEREERVLGHIAIVTARCQWLRKKILQARDRQRQKTKQESSEESDEGAAGGPRDIPAGNRPSGTQPLLEVSIREAEAQPFEVLMQFLYTDKIQYPRRGHVQDVLLIMDVYKLALSFKLSRLEQLCVQYIEASVDLQNVLSVCENANKLQLDQLKEHCLNFVVKESHFNQVIMTKEFEHLSTPLIVEIVRRKQQPPPRLYSDQPVDIGTSLVQDMKACLEGGGLEFCDIILLLDGHPRPAHKAILAARSSYFEAMFRSFMPEDGQVNISIGEMVPSKQAFESMLRYIYYGDVNMPPEDSLYLFAAPYYYGFSNNRLQAYCKQNLEMNVTVENVLQILEAADKTQALDMKKHCLHIIVHQFIKVSKLPNLRSLSQLLLLDIIESLATHISDKQCAEMGSDI, encoded by the exons ATGTCCTGCAAATCCACCAAAGTGGCCCCGAGTGTTGATTTCGACCACAGCTGCTCGGACAGCGTGGAGTATTTGACGCTCAACTTCGGCCCCTTTGAAACCGTTCATCGCTGGAGAAGACTTCCTCCGTGTGATGAGTTTGTCGGTGCAAG GCGCAGCAAGCACACTGTTGTGGCATACAGGGATGCAATATATGTGTTTGGGGGAGACAATGG gaagaacatgctgAATGATTTACTCCGCTTTGATGTGAAGGACTGCTCCTGGTGTCG AGCTTTCACCACTGGAACTCCACCTGCACCCAGATATCACCACTCAGCTGTGGTCTACGGCAGcagcatgtttgtttttg GTGGCTACACTGGAGACATCTACTCCAATTcaaacctgaaaaacaaaaacgaccTTTTTGAGTACAAATTTGCTACAGGGCAGTGGACTGAATGGAAAGTGGAGGGCAG CTTGCCAGTGGCCAGATCTGCTCATGGGGCCACAGTCTATAGTGATAAACTGTGGATATTCGCTGGCTATGATGGAAATGCCAG GTTGAATGACATGTGGACCGTCAGTCTGCAGGACCGAGAACATGCCTGCTGGGAAGAG ATCGACCAAAGTGGGGAgatccctccatcttgctgcaACTTCCCAGTAGCTGTATGCAGGGataagatgtttgtgttttctggccAGAGTGGAGCCAAGATCACTAATAACCTCTTCCAGTTTGAGTTCAGAGGCCACAT GTGGACACGCATCCCCACTGAACATTTACTGCGGGGCTCCCCTCCGCCCCCCCAGAGACGTTATGGACACACTATGGTGGCCTTCGATCGCCACCTCTATGTATTTGGAGGTGCTGCTGACAACACGCTGCCCAATGAGCTGCACTGCTATGATGTGGACTCCCAGACCTGGGAAGTGATCCATCCCAGCCTTGACAGCGAG ATGCCCAGTGGGAGACTCTTCCATGCTGCTGCCGTGATCCAAGATGCCATGTACATCTTTGGAGGAACTGTGGACAACAATGTCCGCAGTGGGGAGATGTACAGATTCCAA TTCTCATGCTACCCAAAGTGTACTCTCCATGAGGACTATGGCAAACTGTGGGAGAACCGTCAGTTCTGTGACGTGGAGTTTATTCTGGGCGAG agagaggagagagtcTTGGGGCATATCGCCATAGTGACTGCAAGATGTCAGTGGCTGCGGAAGAAAATCCTGCAGGCTCGGGATAGACAGCGACAG AAGACCAAACAGGAGAGCAGCGAGGAGAGTGATGAGGGGGCAGCTGGAGGCCCGAGGGATATCCCAGCAGGCAATAGGCCATCGGGCACACAGCCGCTGCTGGAAGTATCCATCAGGGAAGCGGAGGCCCAGCCCTTTGAAGTCTTAATGCAGTTTCTCTACACAGACAAGATCCAGTACCCTCGCAGAG GTCACGTCCAGGATGTTCTCCTGATCATGGATGTATACAAACTGGCCCTTAGTTTTAAGCTTTCTCGCCTGGAGCAGCTGTGCGTGCAGTACATCGAAGCATCTGTGGACCTGCAGAATGTTCTGAGTGTTTGTGAAAATGCCAACAAGCTGCAGCTGGACCAGCTTAAG GAACATTGTCTTAATTTTGTGGTGAAGGAGTCACACTTCAACCAGGTGATCATGACAAAGGAGTTTGAACATCTTTCCACCCCACTGATAGTGGAGATCGTGAGACGAAAGCAGCAGCCTCCTCCCAGGTTGTACTCAGACCAGCCAGTGGATATCGGAACGTCCCTGGTGCAGGACATGAAGGCTTGTCTGGAGGGAGGCGGCCTGGAGTTCTGCGACATTATTCTGCTGTTAGATGGTCACCCACGACCTGCACATAAAGCCATACTGGCTGCCCGTTCCAG TTACTTCGAGGCAATGTTCCGCTCCTTCATGCCTGAGGACGGTCAGGTAAATATATCCATCGGTGAGATGGTCCCAAGTAAGCAGGCCTTTGAATCCATGCTGCGTTACATCTACTATGGAGACGTCAACATGCCTCCAGAGGATTCCCT CTATCTGTTTGCTGCACCCTATTACTACGGCTTTTCCAATAACCGGCTGCAGGCTTACTGCAAGCAGAACCTGGAGATGAACGTCACTGTGGAGAATGTCTTGCAG ATCCTGGAGGCAGCAGATAAGACCCAGGCTCTGGACATGAAGAAGCACTGCCTCCACATTATTGTCCACCAGTTCATCAAG GTATCCAAGCTCCCCAATCTGCGGTCTCTCAGCCAGCTGCTGTTGTTGGACATCATTGAGTCTCTAGCTACACACATATCAGACAAACAGTGTGCCGAGATGGGCTCCGATATTTAG
- the cldn26 gene encoding putative claudin-24, whose product MVFLTTKMMQRTALFVTVGGLVTSLITTFLPFWKTMNSDLNEVENWFSGLWHTCLYTEEVGIQCKAYDSILGLPMDLQISRVLMSVSVGTGGLAVLAAFPGLEGVEVCVGQPGMKRGLLISSGVLSCVSGVTTLIPVSVVAYTTVVEFWDEGFPDVMPRWEYGEAMFSGWFGGLALLIGGTLFFVAVCMGDFDRRPPSVPNSPQVKHRTQHYLKTEVL is encoded by the coding sequence ATGGTTTTTCTAACAACTAAAATGATGCAAAGGACTGCATTGTTTGTGACGGTTGGAGGCTTGGTCACATCTCTGATCACCACCTTCCTTCCCTTTTGGAAGACGATGAACTCTGATCTGAATGAGGTGGAGAACTGGTTCTCTGGACTGTGGCACACCTGCCTCTACACGGAGGAGGTGGGGATCCAGTGTAAGGCCTACGACTCCATCCTGGGACTGCCGATGGACCTGCAGATCTCCAGGGTGCTCATGTCGGTGTCTGTTGGTACTGGAGGTCTAGCTGTGCTGGCTGCCTTCCCGGGTCTGGAGGGGGTTGAGGTGTGTGTGGGGCAGCCTGGCATGAAGAGAGGCCTCCTGATCTCCAGTGGGGTGCTGTCCTGTGTGTCGGGGGTCACAACTCTGATTCCTGTCTCTGTCGTGGCCTACACGACTGTGGTGGAGTTCTGGGACGAGGGGTTTCCAGATGTGATGCCTCGGTGGGAGTATGGGGAGGCAATGTTCTCCGGATGGTTCGGAGGTTTGGCCCTGCTCATTGGAGGAACCCTGTTCTTTGTTGCTGTGTGCATGGGGGACTTTGACCGGCGGCCGCCCAGTGTACCCAACAGCCCACAGGTGAAGCACAGGACACAGCACTACCTGAAGACTGAGGTTTTATAG